The Microcaecilia unicolor chromosome 6, aMicUni1.1, whole genome shotgun sequence genome includes a window with the following:
- the SPCS1 gene encoding signal peptidase complex subunit 1 produces the protein MWDMFSSIPTQMDYKGQKLAEQIFQGIILVSAVIGFIYGYIIEQFGWTVYIVMAGFALSCLLTLPPWPLYRRHPLKWLPVQDSGAGDDKRQVDKKSKKHK, from the exons ATGTGGGACATGTTTTCTTCTATCCCTACACAAATG GATTATAAGGGCCAAAAACTGGCAGAACAGATATTCCAAGGCATCATTCTTGTCTCCGCT GTGATTGGATTTATCTATGGTTATATCATTGAGCAATTTGGTTGGACCGTCTACATAGTTATGGCTGGATTTGCTCTTTCATGCTTG CTCACCCTTCCACCTTGGCCTTTGTACCGACGGCATCCACTGAAATGGCTCCCTGTTCAAGACTCAGGAGCAGGAGACGATAAGAGACAAGTGGATAAAAAGTCCAAAAAGCACAAATAG